The Spirochaetota bacterium genome has a segment encoding these proteins:
- a CDS encoding helix-turn-helix transcriptional regulator has translation MKIEITILGLLMEENLYGYEIKKKIVERLEDYVDIKFGSIYYAIKKAVDNGWVKRVGTEKDSGNPERYIYEIMPNGKKYYKKLLKQYFDKTMIHFDIDIVLMFINYLTEEQKKQFIEQRTSMLKEKLDAIKKKIDEDKTQPGEQSYHEIFTYLEQHLKAEMNWLKSLNW, from the coding sequence ATGAAAATAGAAATCACCATCCTTGGACTTTTAATGGAAGAAAACCTTTACGGCTATGAGATCAAGAAAAAAATCGTGGAGCGTCTTGAAGATTACGTGGACATCAAATTCGGCTCCATCTACTACGCCATAAAAAAGGCCGTTGACAATGGCTGGGTGAAGCGTGTCGGCACGGAAAAGGACAGCGGGAACCCAGAGCGGTACATCTATGAAATAATGCCGAACGGAAAGAAATATTACAAAAAGCTCCTGAAGCAGTATTTCGACAAGACCATGATCCACTTCGACATCGACATCGTGCTCATGTTCATCAACTACCTCACGGAAGAGCAGAAGAAGCAGTTCATCGAACAGCGGACATCGATGCTCAAGGAAAAGCTGGACGCCATCAAGAAGAAAATCGACGAGGACAAGACGCAGCCCGGCGAGCAATCCTATCATGAAATTTTCACGTACCTGGAGCAGCACCTGAAGGCGGAGATGAACTGGCTGAAGTCGCTGAACTGGTAG
- a CDS encoding cyclic nucleotide-binding domain-containing protein, protein MSGNYLKLYAATGAADSVFFLSEGSVYFYLSNVDKYAISGKNLIVGSTEIIMKKFLGTDSGRIETAVADGGSDIKKISLEKFIAGLSNYSFALNAAMVLAKQVMLTNKILQKNLKDLEGEESKMREYATAYYSIVGRLKQEYDKRRLPWLKELVEQYDGTLTSKKGEAYVKSSEPSTMTVAASLSDKEIEYQRGSVICEENTPGDELFILKSGAIDLFLNGSKISMIDQPGTVIGEMALLLGENRAATLKAKNTVIMTRVRKNDLKEVAEKQDDFLLNIAMTLARRHYYNVARIETVNKSLAEQLLDREAAGGDKKAMLSRRAHHDLTLLKNRLEDVVMEKKADFLQDLVDSL, encoded by the coding sequence ATGAGCGGTAATTACTTGAAATTGTATGCCGCCACAGGGGCGGCGGACTCGGTATTTTTCCTGAGCGAAGGATCCGTCTATTTCTATCTCTCCAACGTCGACAAGTACGCCATTTCCGGGAAAAACCTCATTGTCGGATCCACTGAAATTATCATGAAGAAATTCCTCGGGACGGACAGCGGCCGCATTGAGACCGCCGTGGCGGACGGCGGCAGCGATATAAAAAAAATATCACTGGAAAAATTCATTGCCGGCCTCAGCAATTATTCCTTCGCCCTGAACGCGGCCATGGTCCTGGCAAAGCAGGTCATGCTCACCAATAAGATTCTGCAGAAGAACCTGAAAGATCTCGAGGGTGAAGAGAGCAAAATGCGCGAATACGCCACGGCCTATTATTCCATCGTCGGCCGCCTCAAGCAGGAGTACGACAAGCGGCGCCTCCCGTGGCTGAAGGAGCTGGTCGAACAATATGACGGCACGCTCACCAGCAAGAAAGGCGAGGCCTATGTCAAATCCTCAGAGCCTTCCACCATGACCGTCGCCGCGTCACTGTCGGACAAGGAAATCGAGTACCAGCGCGGTTCGGTCATTTGCGAGGAAAACACGCCGGGTGATGAGCTCTTCATCCTCAAGAGCGGCGCCATCGATCTATTCCTGAACGGGAGCAAGATCAGCATGATCGACCAGCCGGGGACGGTCATCGGCGAGATGGCCCTTCTCCTGGGGGAGAACCGGGCCGCGACGCTGAAGGCTAAAAACACGGTCATCATGACCAGGGTCCGCAAAAATGATCTGAAGGAGGTTGCGGAAAAGCAGGATGACTTCCTCCTCAATATTGCCATGACCCTGGCGCGCCGGCATTATTACAATGTCGCCAGGATCGAGACCGTCAACAAGTCGCTGGCTGAGCAGCTCCTGGACAGGGAAGCGGCAGGCGGGGACAAGAAGGCGATGCTGTCGCGCCGAGCCCATCATGATTTGACCCTGCTGAAAAACAGGCTGGAGGACGTGGTGATGGAAAAGAAGGCCGATTTTCTCCAGGATCTCGTGGACTCGCTCTGA
- a CDS encoding response regulator, translating into MAAALIVDDSKFMRKILRESIESGGHKVLDEADNGADGVEKYKSLKPDFVTMDITMGGVDGIKAVQSICEYDPKARVIVVSALNEKTIKLNDHTIHAAAYVQKPFNKEELLETIKGVLK; encoded by the coding sequence ATGGCAGCTGCATTGATTGTTGATGATTCCAAATTTATGAGAAAAATACTTCGCGAATCCATTGAAAGCGGCGGACACAAGGTCCTTGACGAGGCGGACAACGGCGCCGACGGCGTTGAAAAATATAAATCGCTGAAGCCTGATTTTGTCACCATGGACATCACCATGGGCGGCGTCGATGGCATCAAGGCGGTCCAGTCTATTTGCGAATACGATCCGAAAGCGCGAGTAATCGTGGTCTCGGCCCTTAATGAAAAAACGATCAAGCTGAACGACCACACGATTCATGCCGCTGCCTATGTCCAGAAGCCATTCAACAAGGAAGAGCTCCTGGAGACCATTAAGGGCGTCCTGAAATAA
- a CDS encoding tRNA 2-thiocytidine(32) synthetase TtcA → MTAERGSRYLLQVQKTVGRAINRYGLIAAGDRIAVGVSGGKDSVVLLETLAVRRRWIPIHYEIHALHINVKNITAELDRDYYEKLCADLDITFHHRSIAIDLDRDPSKTVCFVCAWHRRKELFTLVKELRCGRLALGHHMDDALETLLLNMTFNGSISSMPPKLSMFGGEFDIIRPLILLKEKEVERYARIREFPVPRSQCPYGDTTRRADMKRLIGELARMNKKAKNNIFRAMSNIHGDYLPPE, encoded by the coding sequence ATGACGGCTGAAAGGGGATCCAGGTACCTTCTCCAGGTGCAGAAAACGGTGGGACGCGCCATCAATCGCTACGGCCTTATCGCCGCCGGAGACCGGATCGCCGTGGGAGTTTCGGGCGGGAAGGATTCCGTCGTGCTCCTCGAAACCCTGGCGGTGCGGCGCCGGTGGATACCGATACATTACGAAATCCACGCCCTGCACATCAACGTGAAAAATATCACCGCCGAACTCGACCGGGACTACTACGAAAAGCTGTGCGCCGACCTGGACATCACCTTCCATCACCGGTCGATTGCAATCGATCTTGACCGCGACCCCTCCAAGACCGTCTGCTTCGTATGTGCCTGGCACCGGCGCAAGGAGCTCTTCACCCTCGTCAAGGAGCTCCGATGCGGGCGACTAGCCCTGGGCCACCACATGGACGACGCGCTGGAGACCCTGTTGCTGAACATGACTTTCAACGGCTCCATCAGCTCGATGCCGCCGAAGCTCTCCATGTTCGGTGGCGAGTTCGATATCATTCGTCCGCTGATACTGCTCAAGGAAAAGGAAGTGGAGCGGTACGCCAGGATCAGGGAGTTCCCGGTGCCCCGATCCCAGTGCCCCTACGGCGACACGACCCGCAGGGCCGACATGAAGCGCCTCATCGGCGAGCTGGCGCGCATGAACAAAAAAGCGAAGAACAATATCTTTCGGGCCATGTCGAATATACACGGCGACTATCTGCCGCCTGAATAA
- a CDS encoding deoxyribodipyrimidine photo-lyase, which produces MIQDERITYLNKNHAVKGDYVLYWMQQSQRAECNHALEFAVARANERSSPLLVFFGITPSFPEANERHYRFMIEGLRHTKALLKKRGIAMTVRICSPDLGAVELSRHAALVVTDRGYLRIQRQWRSRAAAEMKCPLIQVESDAIVPVETASPKEAYTAGTLRPKILALLPFYLKPLRHGRLQVDSAGLKGQSLDLDDLDAVMEKIDCDRAVGPVSWIRGGTGEAKRLLRRFIAEKLDSVPHSRNDPSLDCVSHLSPYLHFGQISPLHVALEVLKTKSPGRDVFLEELIVRRELGFNFVFYNSSYDTIGCLPEWALKTLNKHGRDRREYLYDRGALESARTHDPYWNAAQKELLLRGAIHGYMRMYWGKKILEWSPSPEEAFATALALNNRYSLDGRDPNSFAGVAWCFGKHDRPWAERPIFGTVRYMNDRGLERKFDMDRYIERVDSAE; this is translated from the coding sequence ATGATACAGGATGAGCGGATCACATACCTGAACAAAAACCATGCCGTGAAGGGGGACTACGTTCTCTACTGGATGCAGCAGTCCCAGCGGGCCGAGTGCAACCATGCCCTGGAATTCGCGGTGGCACGGGCGAACGAGCGTTCATCGCCCCTCCTGGTTTTTTTCGGAATAACTCCCTCCTTCCCGGAAGCCAACGAGCGGCATTACCGTTTCATGATAGAAGGGCTCCGCCACACGAAGGCGCTTTTAAAAAAACGCGGCATCGCCATGACGGTCCGTATCTGCTCACCCGATCTTGGAGCCGTGGAGCTCTCCCGCCATGCCGCCCTGGTCGTGACGGACCGCGGGTACCTGCGCATCCAGCGGCAGTGGCGTTCCCGTGCGGCGGCGGAGATGAAATGCCCCCTCATACAGGTCGAGAGCGACGCCATCGTGCCGGTCGAAACGGCATCGCCCAAGGAAGCATACACGGCGGGGACCCTCCGGCCGAAGATCCTGGCCCTGCTCCCCTTTTACCTGAAGCCGCTGCGCCATGGGCGCCTTCAAGTCGATTCGGCCGGCCTGAAGGGCCAATCCCTGGACCTTGATGACCTTGACGCGGTCATGGAAAAAATCGATTGCGACCGCGCTGTCGGGCCGGTGAGCTGGATTCGGGGCGGCACCGGTGAGGCAAAGCGTCTTTTGCGCCGCTTCATTGCGGAAAAGCTCGACAGCGTGCCGCACAGCAGGAACGACCCGTCGCTGGACTGCGTGTCCCACCTGTCTCCCTATCTTCACTTCGGACAGATATCGCCGCTCCACGTGGCCCTGGAAGTGCTGAAAACAAAATCGCCGGGCAGGGATGTTTTTCTGGAGGAGCTCATCGTGCGCCGCGAGCTCGGATTCAATTTCGTCTTCTATAACAGCTCTTACGATACGATAGGATGCCTCCCGGAGTGGGCGCTGAAGACGCTGAATAAACATGGCAGGGACCGGCGCGAATATCTTTACGACAGGGGCGCTCTCGAAAGCGCCCGCACCCATGACCCCTACTGGAACGCGGCGCAGAAGGAACTGCTCCTCCGGGGGGCGATCCACGGGTACATGCGCATGTACTGGGGAAAAAAAATTCTCGAGTGGTCACCGTCTCCCGAAGAGGCCTTCGCGACGGCCCTGGCCCTCAACAACAGATACAGCCTTGACGGCAGGGACCCGAACAGCTTCGCCGGCGTGGCCTGGTGCTTCGGCAAGCATGACCGCCCCTGGGCCGAGCGGCCAATCTTCGGCACCGTCAGGTACATGAACGACAGGGGCCTCGAGCGGAAGTTCGACATGGACCGTTACATCGAGCGGGTCGACTCGGCCGAATAA
- a CDS encoding methyl-accepting chemotaxis protein, whose translation MEHRDSASRLLRRFFFKCMFLTDGISYLIVIPLVVAVYLYSVTLSEKQVYAFIITVGVTAVIFLILNALWYRFLFRPFRKYCSALDRGGQIDDILKIGVRERFNSFNVLSSVSIVARWTLGFLVVSIGVSLISGIRFQQLLNLWIAGACVITISLIHYNYVAKELIKRFSELDMFRQADHVISDRTRTVLGSLAGQIVAGAITICFVLCLILIVTAITVGNHALGDLYAAVSKIDNAESVDLEKYSLTLLYWMAGMTMFWLCIATALLYKSFSERFAPLSELRERAVTFAQGDFTGGRIENSGGNEIGMLGTSMNILSERIRGIAGDIVSMSTQLAASSEQMASTSNQFSESAQQEAANAEEITASMEEMSSSIGSVAGNTVDLFNDLMHLIEHMQLLSQYIHGMSSSVKETFAVTQAIAADIQAGEQSLKNMNETMNAVTRSSNDMMNIVNIINDISDRINLLSLNASIEAARAGEAGRGFAVVAEEISKLADQTAHSISEITSLITMSNVEISKGMKEIIGTTETLQRIIHGVDSIENGMKQINNAMASQMQTNSTVQENVMMLKSRSEDIKIATGEQKIGVYEITQSMNTITHLSDTYSAGAEEIASTSQSVAEAAAALKSSVSYFKV comes from the coding sequence ATGGAACACAGGGATAGTGCTTCAAGGCTTCTTCGTCGTTTTTTTTTCAAATGCATGTTTCTTACTGACGGCATTTCCTATCTGATCGTCATTCCGCTGGTGGTCGCCGTGTATCTGTACAGCGTTACGCTGAGCGAGAAACAGGTTTATGCCTTCATCATAACCGTAGGCGTCACGGCGGTAATATTCCTGATACTCAATGCGCTATGGTACCGCTTTCTATTCAGACCCTTCAGGAAATACTGTTCCGCCCTCGACCGCGGCGGTCAGATCGACGATATTCTGAAAATAGGCGTGCGCGAACGTTTCAACAGCTTCAACGTGTTGTCTTCTGTAAGCATCGTGGCCCGATGGACGTTGGGATTTCTCGTCGTGAGCATCGGGGTCTCCCTCATATCCGGCATCCGGTTTCAGCAGCTCCTGAACCTCTGGATAGCCGGGGCCTGCGTCATCACCATTTCACTCATCCATTACAATTACGTCGCCAAGGAGCTGATAAAAAGATTTTCAGAGCTCGATATGTTCCGCCAGGCGGATCATGTTATTTCCGACAGGACAAGGACCGTCCTCGGCTCCCTGGCCGGCCAGATCGTCGCCGGGGCCATCACCATCTGCTTCGTCCTGTGCTTGATCCTCATCGTCACCGCTATAACGGTGGGAAACCACGCCCTCGGGGACTTGTATGCGGCTGTGTCGAAAATCGATAACGCGGAGTCGGTGGACCTTGAGAAGTACTCCCTTACACTCCTCTACTGGATGGCCGGCATGACGATGTTCTGGCTCTGCATCGCCACGGCGCTGCTGTACAAAAGCTTCAGCGAGCGTTTCGCTCCCCTGTCAGAGCTCCGCGAGCGGGCCGTCACCTTCGCCCAGGGGGACTTCACCGGCGGGAGGATTGAGAATAGCGGCGGCAACGAGATCGGGATGCTCGGTACGTCAATGAACATCCTCTCGGAGCGGATCCGCGGCATAGCCGGCGATATCGTTTCCATGTCGACCCAGCTGGCGGCGTCGTCCGAGCAGATGGCGTCGACGTCGAACCAGTTCTCCGAATCGGCGCAGCAGGAAGCGGCCAACGCGGAGGAAATAACGGCGTCGATGGAGGAGATGTCCTCAAGCATCGGCAGCGTGGCGGGCAACACGGTGGACCTCTTCAACGACCTGATGCACCTCATCGAGCACATGCAGCTCCTGTCCCAGTACATCCACGGGATGAGCTCCTCGGTGAAGGAGACCTTCGCCGTCACCCAGGCGATCGCCGCCGACATCCAGGCGGGCGAGCAGTCCCTCAAGAACATGAACGAGACGATGAACGCCGTCACCCGCAGTTCCAACGACATGATGAACATCGTCAACATCATCAACGATATCTCGGACCGGATCAACCTCCTCTCGCTGAACGCGTCGATCGAGGCCGCCCGCGCCGGCGAGGCGGGCCGCGGCTTTGCCGTGGTGGCCGAGGAGATTTCCAAGCTCGCGGACCAGACGGCGCACAGCATCAGCGAGATCACGTCCCTCATTACGATGAGCAATGTCGAGATTTCGAAGGGAATGAAGGAGATCATCGGCACGACGGAGACGCTCCAGCGGATCATCCACGGCGTCGATTCCATTGAAAACGGCATGAAGCAGATCAATAACGCCATGGCCTCGCAGATGCAGACGAACAGCACGGTGCAGGAAAATGTCATGATGCTCAAGTCGAGGTCCGAGGACATAAAGATCGCGACGGGAGAGCAGAAGATAGGCGTCTACGAGATAACCCAGTCAATGAACACCATCACGCACCTCAGCGACACCTATTCCGCCGGCGCCGAAGAGATCGCAAGCACGTCGCAGTCTGTCGCCGAAGCGGCCGCGGCGCTGAAATCGTCGGTGAGTTATTTCAAGGTATAG
- the clpA gene encoding ATP-dependent Clp protease ATP-binding subunit ClpA, with protein MEINHELNNILMAAFQEAKMRKHEYLTPEHVLYATLFNETGKDIIRGSGGDIDNLSRKIKEFFTKHITTVEAEEPVQSEGFKNVLERAIWHTSSAQKDELDISDVLVSIFDESESFAAFFLQEEGITRYSLLNYISHGISQYPPDHEGEAEMAGEPEAEPDVREKKKGAKKAVEAFTTELTEKAGAGELDPLIGRKDIIERTVQVLCRRIKNNPIHVGDPGVGKTAITEGLAQFIARGEVPRPLQDAKIYSLDMGSLIAGTRFRGDFEERMKKVIAELQGMKNVILFIDEIHTVVGAGAVSGGSMDASNMLKPLLSHGKVKCIGTTTYEEYKKYFDKDRALSRRFQKIEIPETTMEETRDILAGLQERYEKYHNVKYSDDALRAAVELSSKYINDRFLPDKAIDVIDEAGAFTRMYRESDDEEISITVHDIEKVIAKMAKIPEKSVSSSETTRLKDIEAELKRQIFGQDGAIEHVCEAIKRNRAGFGNPDRPIASFLFVGPTGVGKTELARQLAQTLGVKLHRYDMSEYQEKHTVARLIGAPPGYVGYEEGGLLTEAIRKTPYAVLLLDEIEKAHQDIFNTLLQVMDYATLTDNTGKKADFRNVIIIMTSNAGAREIGKAQMGFEDRTVTETAIKDAVDRIFSPEFRNRLDAVVKFNDLDMDVIVQIVKKSIDLFRKQLAEKHIVLEVTDECYRWLGGKGYSPKFGAREIDRLVQDKIKKYFVDEVLFGRLAGGGTAVAEIVNDDVAIRIVEEKK; from the coding sequence ATGGAAATAAACCACGAATTAAACAATATACTGATGGCCGCCTTCCAGGAGGCCAAGATGCGGAAGCACGAATATCTCACCCCGGAACACGTATTGTACGCGACGCTGTTCAATGAAACGGGGAAGGACATCATCCGGGGGAGCGGAGGAGACATCGATAACCTGAGCCGCAAGATCAAGGAATTCTTCACCAAGCACATCACCACGGTGGAGGCCGAGGAGCCGGTCCAGTCCGAGGGTTTCAAGAACGTCCTCGAACGGGCCATCTGGCACACCTCCTCGGCCCAGAAGGACGAGCTGGATATAAGCGACGTGCTGGTTTCGATATTCGACGAGAGCGAATCCTTCGCCGCCTTTTTCCTCCAGGAGGAGGGGATCACGCGCTACAGCCTGCTGAATTACATCTCCCATGGCATTTCGCAGTATCCTCCCGACCATGAAGGGGAAGCGGAAATGGCAGGGGAGCCCGAGGCGGAGCCGGACGTGCGGGAAAAGAAAAAGGGCGCTAAAAAAGCGGTCGAGGCCTTCACCACGGAGCTCACCGAAAAGGCCGGGGCGGGAGAGCTCGATCCCCTCATCGGCAGGAAGGACATCATCGAGCGCACGGTGCAGGTCCTCTGCCGCCGCATAAAGAACAACCCCATCCACGTGGGCGATCCCGGCGTGGGCAAGACCGCCATCACCGAGGGGCTGGCCCAGTTCATAGCCCGCGGCGAGGTGCCGCGGCCCCTCCAGGACGCGAAGATATATTCCCTGGACATGGGCTCCCTCATAGCCGGCACGCGGTTCCGGGGCGATTTCGAGGAGCGGATGAAAAAGGTCATCGCCGAGCTCCAGGGGATGAAGAACGTCATCCTCTTCATCGACGAGATCCACACCGTGGTGGGTGCCGGCGCCGTGTCGGGAGGGTCCATGGACGCGTCGAACATGCTGAAACCCCTCCTCTCGCACGGCAAGGTGAAGTGCATCGGCACCACCACCTACGAGGAGTACAAGAAGTATTTCGACAAGGACCGCGCCCTGTCGCGGCGCTTCCAGAAGATCGAGATCCCGGAAACGACCATGGAGGAGACCCGCGATATCCTGGCGGGGCTCCAGGAGCGCTACGAGAAATACCACAATGTGAAATATTCCGACGATGCACTGCGGGCGGCGGTGGAGCTCTCCTCTAAGTACATCAACGACCGATTCCTGCCGGACAAGGCCATCGACGTCATTGACGAGGCGGGCGCCTTCACCAGGATGTACCGCGAGAGCGACGACGAGGAGATTTCGATAACCGTCCATGACATCGAGAAGGTCATCGCCAAGATGGCCAAGATACCGGAAAAGAGCGTCTCCTCCTCGGAAACGACAAGGCTGAAGGACATCGAGGCGGAGCTGAAGCGGCAGATTTTCGGCCAGGACGGCGCCATCGAGCACGTGTGCGAGGCGATCAAGCGCAACCGAGCCGGCTTCGGCAACCCGGACCGGCCCATCGCGTCGTTCCTCTTCGTCGGCCCCACCGGCGTGGGCAAGACCGAGCTGGCGCGGCAGCTGGCCCAGACCCTCGGGGTGAAGCTCCATCGCTACGACATGAGCGAATACCAGGAGAAGCACACGGTGGCGCGGCTCATCGGCGCGCCTCCGGGCTATGTCGGGTACGAGGAGGGGGGCCTCCTCACCGAGGCGATCAGGAAAACGCCCTACGCCGTGCTTCTCCTTGACGAGATCGAGAAAGCGCACCAGGACATATTCAACACGCTCCTACAGGTGATGGACTACGCCACCCTCACGGACAACACCGGCAAGAAGGCGGACTTCCGCAACGTCATCATCATCATGACCTCCAACGCCGGGGCCAGGGAGATCGGCAAGGCCCAGATGGGCTTCGAGGACCGCACGGTCACTGAGACCGCAATCAAGGACGCCGTGGACCGGATCTTCTCGCCTGAATTCAGGAACCGCCTCGACGCGGTCGTGAAGTTCAACGATCTCGACATGGATGTCATCGTGCAGATCGTGAAAAAGTCGATCGATCTCTTCCGGAAGCAGCTCGCTGAGAAGCATATCGTCCTCGAGGTGACCGATGAATGCTATCGCTGGCTCGGCGGCAAGGGATATTCGCCGAAGTTCGGCGCCCGGGAGATCGACCGCCTGGTGCAGGACAAGATAAAGAAATACTTTGTCGACGAGGTCCTCTTCGGCAGGCTTGCCGGAGGCGGCACGGCCGTGGCTGAAATCGTCAATGACGACGTGGCCATTCGAATAGTGGAGGAAAAAAAATAA
- a CDS encoding ATP-dependent Clp protease adaptor ClpS yields the protein MPDNRGAGYQFDEDQSLKTEKRLDEPKMFRVILHNDHYTTMDFVVEVLMKIFRMPSAKAVQVMMDVHKKGAGMCGVYTFDIAVTKVGQVHQMARAREFPLKCSYEEA from the coding sequence ATGCCGGATAATAGGGGTGCAGGATACCAGTTTGACGAGGATCAGAGCCTCAAGACCGAGAAGAGGCTCGATGAGCCGAAGATGTTCCGGGTCATCCTTCACAACGACCATTATACCACCATGGATTTTGTCGTTGAGGTTCTCATGAAGATATTTCGCATGCCCTCCGCCAAGGCCGTGCAGGTCATGATGGACGTCCACAAGAAGGGGGCCGGGATGTGCGGCGTCTACACCTTTGATATCGCCGTCACCAAGGTGGGACAGGTTCACCAGATGGCGCGGGCGCGGGAATTCCCGCTGAAATGCTCATACGAGGAAGCGTGA